One genomic region from Patescibacteria group bacterium encodes:
- a CDS encoding polyphosphate polymerase domain-containing protein, which translates to MPEKKNFLPREEYKYYVPLSAYPFLLQDLKKFVLRDKNAPKSGVYQVASIYFENMALRSYFDKIEGQARKIKLRLRFYPLDAESQLNIEFKYKILDQCLKVKTRVDPALLPKILADKPLPPAQIKNDPVLWKFLEFKKINNFWPFIRIDYKREAFFAQNDRDIRITFDYDVRCCRSGSQELCKPFIPALPPGTKILEIKTPGRFPFWLAYLIKKYSLRKTSISKYSLAVQNMALNSSLSVK; encoded by the coding sequence ATGCCAGAGAAAAAAAATTTCCTGCCCAGGGAAGAGTACAAATATTATGTTCCACTGTCGGCCTATCCTTTTTTATTGCAGGATTTAAAGAAGTTTGTTCTACGGGATAAAAATGCTCCGAAGAGCGGTGTTTATCAGGTGGCTTCCATTTATTTTGAGAACATGGCATTGAGGTCGTATTTTGATAAAATAGAAGGGCAGGCAAGAAAGATAAAATTAAGATTAAGATTTTATCCCCTAGACGCAGAAAGCCAATTAAATATTGAGTTTAAATATAAAATTTTAGATCAATGTCTTAAGGTGAAAACAAGGGTTGACCCCGCTCTCTTGCCTAAAATTTTAGCCGACAAACCCCTGCCTCCGGCACAGATAAAAAACGATCCGGTTTTATGGAAATTTCTGGAGTTTAAGAAAATAAATAATTTCTGGCCATTTATCCGCATTGATTATAAGAGAGAGGCATTTTTTGCTCAGAATGACCGAGATATTAGAATTACTTTTGATTATGATGTAAGATGTTGTCGTTCTGGTAGTCAGGAGCTGTGCAAACCTTTTATCCCCGCCCTTCCGCCCGGGACAAAAATTTTAGAAATAAAAACCCCGGGTCGTTTCCCTTTTTGGCTTGCGTATCTTATAAAGAAGTATTCCTTAAGAAAAACCAGTATTAGTAAATATTCTTTAGCTGTTCAGAACATGGCTCTCAATAGCTCCTTAAGCGTTAAATAA
- a CDS encoding DUF4956 domain-containing protein, protein MSISSFLDPIVNPVISIGTVIFSFLLAFLFGVIISLVYKKIQRGFSYDSYFCFTLVMIVVIVTAIMITIGSNLALSLGLIGSLSIIRFRTAIKNTMDMAFLFWSIAMGLAVGAQNYAVAIVGIIIIGFIVFFLSRSKLFFKSNTDYVMVVKTKSQEMQAKISEILDKYGLSWKIKSAFTEAPGSEITYSIYSKKDLNVSGVVAAVQELSAVESVSLLSPDTNLFI, encoded by the coding sequence ATGTCAATTTCTTCTTTCCTGGACCCGATCGTGAATCCGGTCATCAGTATTGGAACTGTTATTTTTTCTTTTCTCCTCGCCTTTCTTTTTGGGGTGATTATTTCTTTGGTTTATAAAAAAATTCAGCGGGGGTTTTCTTATGACAGTTATTTTTGTTTTACTTTAGTGATGATTGTCGTCATTGTCACCGCTATTATGATCACTATTGGGTCTAACCTGGCGTTATCTTTGGGGTTGATTGGTTCCTTGTCTATTATCAGGTTTAGAACGGCGATAAAAAATACTATGGACATGGCTTTCTTGTTTTGGAGTATCGCTATGGGCTTAGCCGTGGGCGCGCAGAATTACGCGGTGGCCATAGTTGGTATTATTATCATTGGTTTTATCGTTTTCTTTTTAAGTCGGTCAAAACTCTTCTTTAAGAGTAATACTGATTATGTAATGGTAGTGAAAACAAAATCCCAGGAGATGCAGGCAAAAATTTCAGAGATACTGGATAAATACGGTTTGTCGTGGAAAATAAAATCGGCCTTTACGGAGGCGCCGGGTAGTGAAATCACCTATTCAATTTATTCCAAAAAGGATTTAAATGTCAGCGGCGTGGTGGCGGCGGTCCAAGAACTCTCGGCGGTTGAGAGTGTTTCTCTTTTAAGCCCCGATACCAATTTATTCATATAA
- a CDS encoding ComEC/Rec2 family competence protein gives MLLLKNSQIFFLGCLFFIIGIALEHFWQADIFIIYVVVLSLTTLLTFIWTRLNVRNAFLVLFFFFVGFSVAILAEREASNVFIDFYNNKGEITFNATVAEEPDRRVDHVKIVVNADYLAATGQAVSGKVLIKTPLYPEYFYGDFLEISCQLCQPQLIQDFHYDQYLARYGIYSLCFEPEIKSLGQNKSNWLLGGIFKLKGKIIRLINKIFPEPQASFLGGLLYGARGGIPEGLMDKFNRTGITHIIAISGYNITILAAVSQNILMGLYVSRKKAFWATIFLILFFVIFSGASASVVRAGVMGGLVLLARQSGRLSKVSNVLILTAALMLFFNPKLLFYDAGWQLSFAATIGLVYLSPIFSLYLKRLPEFFGIKESLTNTLSAIILTLPIILFQFGRLSVVAPLANLLVLPVIPLAMATGFAAVVTGFIWLPLGKVLGWVAILILNYIENIAEIFSSFSWSSLAIENFSIAYVVGGYLLIAALMFGGQAKLARERQLS, from the coding sequence ATGTTGCTTCTCAAAAATTCGCAAATTTTTTTTCTGGGGTGTTTATTTTTTATCATCGGCATTGCTTTGGAGCATTTTTGGCAAGCCGATATTTTTATTATTTATGTAGTTGTCTTGTCTTTGACGACGCTTTTAACTTTTATTTGGACACGGCTGAATGTCAGGAACGCGTTTTTGGTATTATTTTTTTTCTTCGTCGGTTTTAGTGTTGCTATTTTGGCGGAACGGGAGGCCAGTAATGTTTTTATTGATTTTTATAATAATAAGGGCGAGATAACCTTCAATGCAACGGTGGCAGAGGAACCGGACAGGCGCGTTGACCATGTCAAGATAGTGGTAAACGCTGATTATTTAGCGGCTACCGGTCAAGCGGTTTCCGGCAAAGTTTTAATAAAAACTCCCCTTTATCCGGAGTATTTTTATGGCGATTTTTTAGAGATTTCCTGCCAGCTCTGTCAGCCGCAGCTGATTCAAGATTTTCATTACGACCAGTATTTGGCCCGTTACGGAATTTATTCGCTGTGTTTTGAACCGGAGATTAAGTCGCTTGGTCAAAATAAAAGTAATTGGTTACTCGGCGGGATTTTTAAACTAAAAGGCAAAATCATTCGTTTGATAAATAAAATTTTCCCTGAACCGCAGGCCTCTTTCTTGGGCGGGCTGTTGTATGGAGCGCGGGGAGGAATTCCGGAAGGTCTGATGGATAAATTTAATCGTACCGGCATCACTCACATCATTGCCATTTCCGGGTATAATATTACGATTTTAGCGGCAGTGAGCCAAAACATTTTAATGGGTTTATACGTTTCTCGCAAAAAGGCATTTTGGGCGACGATTTTTCTGATCTTATTTTTTGTGATTTTTTCCGGTGCGTCTGCTTCAGTGGTGCGCGCCGGAGTGATGGGCGGCTTGGTGCTGTTGGCCCGCCAAAGCGGCCGGTTGAGTAAAGTTAGTAATGTTCTAATTTTAACCGCCGCCCTGATGTTATTCTTTAACCCCAAGCTTTTATTTTACGATGCCGGTTGGCAATTGTCTTTCGCGGCCACTATCGGGCTGGTTTATTTGTCTCCAATTTTTAGTCTCTATTTGAAAAGATTGCCGGAATTTTTCGGCATTAAAGAATCCCTGACGAATACTTTATCCGCAATCATTCTCACTTTGCCGATTATTTTATTCCAATTCGGTCGGTTATCCGTCGTGGCTCCGTTGGCCAACCTTCTTGTTTTGCCGGTTATCCCCTTGGCCATGGCCACCGGCTTTGCCGCAGTGGTGACGGGGTTTATTTGGTTGCCCCTGGGGAAAGTGCTGGGCTGGGTCGCGATTCTCATCCTTAACTATATTGAGAATATAGCCGAGATTTTTTCGTCTTTTTCTTGGTCAAGTTTAGCGATAGAAAATTTTTCCATTGCTTACGTCGTCGGCGGTTATTTGTTAATTGCCGCGTTAATGTTTGGGGGACAAGCAAAGTTGGCGAGGGAAAGACAGTTGTCTTAA
- a CDS encoding MBL fold metallo-hydrolase — protein MANKFRKLFFLCFALILLSGTLGGLVLWDTGYFDHRLKVIFCDVGQGDGIIIRTPEKQTILIDGGPDNSIVYKLGKYLPFYDKDIETMILTHPHEDHFIGLIETLRRYKIKNIYFTPAVGDSPIYSIWLEELKKEGAEEHLVGEIFDIPLGDKLHLKLIPPPSGVLLDDLNDTSIVGQMSYGNDFFLFTGDMSAKTEEVLLKSGLNLETAVLKVGHHGSKYSSSLDFLKATDPEIAVISVGARNKFGHPSYRTLKNLEKSGAAIYRTDRDGDVVIYSDGERLTVGSQTFSQ, from the coding sequence ATGGCTAATAAATTTCGTAAATTATTTTTTCTTTGTTTTGCTCTAATTTTATTATCCGGCACTCTTGGCGGGCTGGTTTTGTGGGACACGGGATATTTTGACCACCGTTTAAAAGTTATTTTTTGTGATGTCGGGCAGGGCGATGGTATTATTATCCGCACGCCGGAGAAGCAGACGATTTTAATTGATGGCGGTCCTGACAATTCCATTGTTTATAAACTGGGCAAGTATTTGCCCTTTTATGATAAAGACATTGAAACGATGATTCTCACGCATCCGCACGAAGATCATTTTATCGGTTTAATTGAAACCCTGCGCCGCTACAAAATCAAAAATATCTATTTTACTCCAGCCGTCGGCGATTCTCCGATATATTCTATTTGGCTTGAAGAACTTAAAAAAGAAGGAGCAGAAGAACATTTAGTCGGAGAGATTTTTGATATACCTCTTGGCGATAAACTCCACTTGAAGTTAATTCCCCCGCCCTCGGGAGTTTTGTTAGACGATTTAAATGATACTTCAATTGTTGGGCAAATGAGTTATGGCAACGATTTTTTTCTTTTTACCGGAGATATGAGCGCCAAGACGGAAGAGGTGCTTTTAAAGAGCGGTTTGAATTTAGAAACGGCTGTTTTAAAAGTCGGTCATCATGGCAGTAAATATTCTTCTTCGCTGGATTTTTTAAAAGCAACAGACCCGGAAATCGCAGTGATTTCCGTCGGGGCCAGAAATAAATTTGGTCACCCCAGTTATCGGACCTTAAAGAATTTAGAAAAATCCGGTGCGGCAATTTATCGCACGGATAGAGACGGCGACGTTGTTATTTATAGCGATGGAGAGAGATTGACGGTCGGCAGTCAGACATTTAGCCAATGA
- a CDS encoding nucleoside-diphosphate kinase, which produces MEKTLVLIKPDGVQRALIGEIIHRYERTGLKLIGLKMIIPTEELIRKHYLVDPEWVRKVGEKSMASYQSKGLKSPFKDPLECGQAVLGRLQKYMSSGPVIAMIWEGNKAVGIVRKITGGTEPLSSDVGTIRGDLTVDSYDLADTGERAIRNLIHASGSPEEAEKEIAIWFKSGEIMKYNIAHDKILYDVNLDGIRE; this is translated from the coding sequence ATGGAAAAAACCCTGGTGCTTATTAAACCCGACGGAGTACAGCGCGCTTTAATTGGCGAGATAATTCATCGTTATGAAAGAACCGGGCTGAAGCTTATTGGGCTTAAAATGATAATCCCCACCGAGGAGTTGATTCGTAAACATTATCTTGTTGACCCGGAGTGGGTGCGCAAAGTTGGGGAAAAATCGATGGCTTCATATCAAAGCAAAGGATTAAAATCGCCCTTTAAGGACCCGTTGGAATGTGGACAGGCGGTTTTGGGAAGATTGCAAAAATATATGTCGTCCGGACCGGTCATCGCCATGATTTGGGAGGGGAATAAAGCGGTTGGTATTGTTCGCAAGATTACCGGCGGAACCGAACCATTGTCTTCCGACGTTGGCACCATCCGCGGCGATTTGACCGTTGATTCTTATGATTTGGCTGATACCGGCGAACGCGCCATCAGAAATCTGATTCACGCTTCCGGCTCCCCGGAAGAAGCGGAAAAAGAAATTGCCATCTGGTTTAAATCCGGAGAAATAATGAAATATAATATCGCTCACGATAAAATCCTTTACGATGTTAATTTAGATGGGATTAGAGAGTAA
- a CDS encoding DUF333 domain-containing protein: MKKILFIITILILAGTGCVKIETRKSPSDNEEGTVEQTAALANPASVYCEEQGGKLEIRKEPAGENGVCVFSDGSECEEWAYFRGECQTGEKDDSAGGESKNIARDWILANSPTYRFDGAGLNFMETKSLTCSGCFEHLFSFTSSQAGYGDRTGEILAQMMTPHEIRVETRNGAITSAITDNKYDEIKKELLPEVREAKSLKISLIPQNDSGEAGVAVVAATLNETEVLIELASYPLDPQPVYIQKGSCAKLGEVSYKLNSATEGKSKTILNISLDDLMASLPLAINVYKDAASSASCGDILP, encoded by the coding sequence ATGAAAAAGATTTTATTTATTATCACTATTTTGATTTTAGCCGGAACGGGTTGCGTAAAAATAGAAACAAGGAAATCGCCGTCGGACAATGAGGAAGGAACGGTGGAGCAAACAGCCGCCCTTGCCAACCCGGCCTCGGTTTATTGTGAAGAGCAGGGTGGAAAATTGGAAATCAGGAAAGAGCCAGCGGGAGAAAATGGCGTCTGCGTTTTTTCAGATGGAAGCGAATGTGAAGAGTGGGCTTATTTCCGCGGGGAATGCCAGACGGGGGAGAAAGATGATTCGGCCGGGGGAGAGTCCAAAAATATCGCCAGAGATTGGATTTTAGCAAACTCTCCGACCTATAGGTTTGATGGCGCGGGGTTGAATTTTATGGAGACCAAATCTCTTACTTGTTCCGGTTGTTTTGAACATCTTTTTTCTTTTACCTCCAGCCAAGCGGGCTATGGTGACCGAACCGGAGAGATTTTAGCGCAAATGATGACGCCGCACGAAATCAGAGTGGAAACAAGGAACGGTGCAATAACTTCGGCTATAACTGATAATAAATACGATGAAATAAAGAAAGAACTGCTTCCCGAAGTCAGGGAGGCGAAATCTTTAAAAATAAGTTTAATCCCTCAAAACGATTCGGGCGAAGCTGGGGTGGCAGTGGTGGCGGCCACTCTCAACGAAACAGAAGTTTTAATTGAGTTGGCTTCTTATCCCCTAGACCCCCAGCCGGTTTATATTCAAAAAGGCAGTTGTGCCAAATTGGGCGAAGTCAGTTATAAATTAAATTCCGCGACGGAGGGTAAGTCAAAAACCATTCTTAATATATCCCTTGATGATTTAATGGCTTCTTTGCCCCTAGCTATTAATGTTTATAAGGACGCGGCTTCTTCCGCTTCCTGCGGCGATATTCTGCCCTAG
- a CDS encoding tetratricopeptide repeat protein has translation MSIKKVEVGRPVPFGPEPAPDMISKILDVISRWSIYLLVFLMPLFFLPQIVDSLYLSKQFLAAVFVLLSVIALVARVLFKGDNAPLVKTRLNFLLLLFVIGVALSSVFSGAKYLSFWGFGGSEPFTGLSVALVVLFYFLARTLFIDKEFLRKNLLLLSLSSTVLFLGTIAIAFLVGVFKISYFINIFGTATWNPFGSANALAIFAAVSFVFAVGILFTKNTLGRGFKFLLALEAVSALVLLLITGYRNAYLAVAITLFVFIGIIFAKYKNEFIKKINTPLLLFTVFLLLFIFSFSLARFFIVPVEISPDVKLSFEIGWKAMSEGAKNFILGSGPATFAYDFARYKPDLLNQTNLWNVRFTSGYAAIPTLMAELGLLGLVSLGVFVLYHLFLLLKRAINLRGGEDYFFNGTFLAFLVLAISLFIYPLNFVTFFYLFFFLILALVIAGKVRGETEIFSFDTLAHKALIGALSLIGVLIGAAFILFIFLSHFRAEINYTEGLRKLSAGDTGGAITSFSEALKWYHDDAYYRTLGITMVSDYVGKINRGEIKEDGLAAIQTGFQNGIGFAKRATEINPLERENWFSLGAIYENLIPFVTNSADAAVVAYSEVEKLEPMNPVIYLAKGRTYLAYANFLKQSIKQAESQQDVDKEAIKKSQEKSDEYLNKSLEQLNLAIEKKADLEATYLVLSQYYEAKGEIDKAIENLKKARALNPQNVNSLFDLGRLLYNNKDYDQTITAMENILKVVPENGNALFILGLSYDAKGEKEKALTTFRKLKEIAPDNEDVKKILDNLEKGLPATSQSGGSGEIVQPAE, from the coding sequence ATGTCTATCAAAAAAGTTGAGGTAGGAAGACCTGTTCCGTTCGGCCCTGAGCCGGCTCCGGATATGATTTCCAAAATTTTGGATGTTATCTCGCGGTGGAGCATTTATCTCCTCGTTTTCTTAATGCCGCTTTTCTTCCTGCCCCAGATAGTTGACTCTCTATATTTAAGCAAGCAGTTTTTAGCCGCGGTTTTTGTTCTCTTAAGTGTTATCGCCCTCGTGGCCAGAGTTCTTTTTAAGGGGGATAATGCGCCGCTGGTGAAAACTAGACTTAACTTTTTACTGCTGTTATTTGTCATCGGTGTGGCCTTGAGTTCGGTTTTTTCCGGCGCCAAATATCTAAGCTTTTGGGGATTCGGCGGCAGCGAGCCCTTTACCGGCTTGTCGGTTGCTTTGGTCGTCCTTTTTTACTTTTTAGCCAGAACTCTTTTTATTGACAAGGAATTTTTAAGAAAGAATTTATTGCTTCTCTCACTGTCTTCCACTGTCTTATTTTTAGGCACGATTGCCATCGCTTTTTTGGTCGGGGTTTTTAAAATTTCTTATTTTATCAATATCTTCGGTACGGCCACCTGGAATCCGTTTGGCAGTGCCAATGCTTTGGCTATTTTTGCGGCCGTTTCGTTTGTTTTTGCGGTCGGCATTTTATTTACCAAGAATACTTTGGGAAGGGGCTTTAAATTTTTGCTGGCGCTGGAAGCCGTTTCCGCTCTCGTTCTGCTTCTCATCACCGGCTATCGGAACGCTTATTTGGCCGTGGCTATAACTCTTTTTGTTTTTATCGGGATTATTTTTGCTAAATATAAAAATGAATTCATCAAAAAAATAAATACTCCGCTTCTGCTTTTCACAGTTTTTCTTTTATTGTTTATTTTCAGTTTTTCTTTGGCCAGATTTTTTATTGTTCCCGTAGAAATCAGTCCAGATGTCAAATTATCTTTTGAAATCGGTTGGAAAGCGATGAGTGAAGGAGCTAAAAATTTTATTCTCGGTTCGGGACCAGCCACCTTCGCCTATGATTTTGCCCGCTATAAACCAGACCTGCTAAATCAGACCAATCTTTGGAACGTCCGGTTCACTTCCGGTTATGCCGCCATCCCGACTTTAATGGCTGAACTTGGTCTTTTAGGTCTTGTATCTTTAGGCGTTTTTGTCCTTTACCACTTGTTTCTGCTTTTAAAGAGAGCCATTAATTTGCGCGGCGGGGAAGATTATTTCTTTAACGGAACCTTTTTGGCCTTTTTAGTGCTAGCCATTTCTCTCTTTATTTATCCGCTTAATTTTGTGACCTTCTTTTATTTGTTTTTCTTTTTGATTTTGGCTTTAGTCATCGCGGGCAAAGTCAGGGGAGAAACGGAAATTTTTTCTTTTGACACTTTGGCCCACAAAGCGCTTATCGGTGCCCTGTCTTTGATTGGCGTGTTAATAGGCGCGGCTTTTATTCTCTTTATTTTTTTAAGCCATTTCCGGGCCGAGATTAATTATACCGAGGGTTTAAGAAAATTGTCCGCCGGTGATACGGGCGGAGCGATAACAAGTTTTTCCGAGGCCCTCAAATGGTATCATGATGATGCTTATTACCGCACTCTGGGTATTACGATGGTGAGCGATTACGTGGGGAAAATTAACCGCGGGGAAATTAAAGAGGATGGATTGGCCGCTATTCAGACCGGTTTTCAGAACGGCATTGGCTTTGCCAAAAGAGCTACGGAAATTAACCCTTTGGAAAGAGAAAATTGGTTCTCTTTGGGCGCGATTTACGAGAATCTGATACCTTTTGTCACTAATTCCGCGGACGCGGCCGTTGTCGCCTATAGCGAAGTGGAAAAATTAGAGCCGATGAATCCGGTGATTTATTTAGCCAAGGGCCGCACGTATCTTGCTTACGCTAATTTCTTAAAGCAGAGTATTAAGCAGGCCGAAAGCCAGCAAGATGTAGACAAGGAAGCCATAAAAAAATCCCAGGAAAAGTCCGATGAGTATCTTAATAAATCTTTGGAGCAATTGAATTTAGCCATAGAAAAAAAAGCTGACCTTGAGGCAACCTATCTCGTTCTGTCGCAGTATTACGAAGCCAAAGGGGAAATAGATAAAGCCATTGAGAATCTGAAAAAGGCCAGAGCGTTGAATCCGCAGAATGTTAATTCCTTGTTTGATTTGGGCCGGCTGTTGTATAACAATAAGGATTATGACCAAACTATTACGGCTATGGAAAATATCTTGAAAGTCGTGCCGGAGAATGGCAACGCCCTGTTTATCCTCGGACTTTCTTACGACGCCAAAGGGGAAAAGGAAAAGGCGTTGACAACATTTAGAAAGTTAAAAGAAATTGCTCCGGATAACGAAGATGTTAAGAAGATTTTGGATAATTTAGAAAAAGGGTTACCGGCTACGAGTCAGTCAGGCGGTAGCGGAGAAATTGTTCAGCCAGCGGAATAG